A genomic region of Fundidesulfovibrio terrae contains the following coding sequences:
- a CDS encoding PDZ domain-containing protein, which produces MNKLSWLFLLPCLLFTACNPYQYHYKPVENGTAGVDYDLCDTAKIEQIGKTQDLQAEMFKKGYMLIGYSAFNIDQAPMFYLENQAKQVKACLALVQKQYTHTENGYIPITDYHQGQQFTLNTTGSATGNSTYYNKNNTQIGSRNSTYGYNSTTTVQTPDYTTTTLMPYQQRMHDFIASFWARMRPSRIGILPSKIPDETKLKLNIEKGVLVRAVRDGSAAETAGFIAGDIIVGYNDGPFVSDDDLASYLKNNMDQTLSFTVRRLDKELKKSLTPAPAGQ; this is translated from the coding sequence ATGAATAAACTCTCCTGGCTGTTTTTGCTGCCCTGCCTTCTTTTTACCGCCTGCAACCCCTACCAGTACCACTACAAACCAGTCGAAAACGGTACGGCCGGGGTGGATTATGACCTTTGCGACACCGCCAAGATTGAACAAATTGGCAAAACGCAGGATCTCCAGGCGGAAATGTTCAAGAAAGGCTATATGCTGATCGGTTATTCAGCCTTCAACATCGACCAGGCTCCTATGTTCTACCTTGAAAACCAAGCCAAGCAAGTCAAAGCGTGCTTGGCGCTGGTGCAGAAACAGTACACCCACACCGAAAACGGCTACATCCCTATTACGGACTACCATCAGGGACAACAGTTTACCCTGAATACGACTGGATCTGCCACGGGAAATTCTACGTATTACAACAAAAACAATACCCAGATTGGAAGCAGAAATTCTACCTACGGGTACAACAGCACGACAACGGTCCAAACCCCCGACTATACGACGACGACCTTGATGCCGTACCAACAACGGATGCATGATTTCATAGCCTCGTTCTGGGCCAGGATGAGGCCCTCCCGGATCGGAATACTTCCGAGCAAGATCCCTGACGAGACCAAGCTCAAGCTCAACATCGAAAAAGGTGTCCTGGTCCGGGCCGTGCGTGACGGGTCAGCCGCCGAAACCGCCGGATTCATCGCCGGGGACATCATCGTCGGCTATAATGACGGCCCCTTCGTTTCCGACGACGACCTGGCCAGTTACCTCAAGAACAACATGGACCAGACGCTCAGTTTCACCGTGCGCAGGTTGGACAAGGAGCTGAAGAAGTCCCTGACGCCGGCACCGGCTGGGCAATAG